The following proteins come from a genomic window of Enterococcus gilvus ATCC BAA-350:
- a CDS encoding LacI family DNA-binding transcriptional regulator: MATIKDVAKKAGLSVSTVSRYLNNHPYISEDKRKRIQSAMAELDYTPSSVATQLRSKKGTMIGILVSRIVNPFFSHLVDSIEKSARSHGYNVLVMQTYDDKKAETNMLEMLKQQVIAGLIMCSIEGDPKIIEAYREYGPIVLCNEQIPGSDLPQVYTDQEAASFEATDYLIKKGYQKIAYCTGGTLTRGGHGNSRTEGFERALSSHQLSMKIDWIFKQVHTIEDGKRVADKLLSLPEDHRPDAVFTSSDEVASGILERYLEKGKRVPEDLAIMGFDNQPFTGMLAVPLTTIAQPVEALGKESTNWLIAKMEEKDYQLDETELALKLIIRKSA; this comes from the coding sequence TTGGCAACCATCAAAGATGTAGCGAAGAAAGCAGGCTTATCTGTTTCAACTGTTTCAAGATATTTAAACAATCACCCGTATATTTCTGAAGACAAACGGAAACGGATTCAATCCGCGATGGCGGAGCTGGATTATACACCGAGTTCTGTGGCGACGCAATTGCGCTCAAAGAAGGGGACGATGATCGGGATTTTAGTTTCTCGTATCGTTAATCCATTTTTTTCCCACTTGGTCGATTCGATTGAAAAGAGTGCCCGTTCCCATGGCTACAATGTGCTGGTGATGCAGACGTATGACGATAAAAAAGCGGAGACGAACATGCTTGAGATGCTGAAGCAGCAGGTGATCGCTGGCCTGATCATGTGTTCCATCGAAGGCGATCCCAAAATCATTGAAGCGTATCGCGAGTATGGTCCCATCGTTCTCTGCAATGAACAAATCCCGGGATCGGATCTTCCGCAGGTTTACACTGATCAGGAGGCTGCGAGCTTTGAAGCAACGGATTATTTAATAAAAAAAGGGTATCAAAAGATCGCCTACTGTACAGGCGGGACGTTGACGCGAGGCGGGCACGGAAATTCGCGGACCGAAGGATTTGAACGGGCGTTAAGTAGCCATCAGCTTTCAATGAAAATCGACTGGATCTTTAAGCAAGTCCATACGATCGAGGACGGAAAGCGAGTGGCGGACAAGCTATTGTCCTTACCAGAAGACCACCGCCCCGACGCTGTTTTTACTAGTAGTGATGAGGTGGCGAGCGGTATTTTGGAACGTTATCTCGAAAAGGGCAAACGAGTGCCGGAAGATTTAGCAATCATGGGCTTTGATAATCAACCCTTCACAGGAATGCTGGCCGTACCGTTGACAACGATCGCGCAGCCTGTAGAAGCATTAGGGAAAGAATCCACGAATTGGCTGATCGCCAAAATGGAAGAAAAAGACTATCAGCTTGATGAAACAGAATTGGCATTAAAATTGATTATACGGAAATCTGCCTAA
- a CDS encoding AAA family ATPase — protein MKKYLILIAGSPATGKSYLINEMRRVLGDFFLVTPDEGKEIFADTIGFENLVEKKELEKKVWAFYYSALDLYMKAGKRLVVSEYPFSDKQKGNLEDLAQRYGYEVVTIRLVADFDELWSRRKIRDIEPSRHLSHIMTHYHFGDVLADRTQADDLITQEAFQEIIEARGYNHFQLGTLVEFDVTDFSTVDYEPFLQQFAEKLAQNREQEN, from the coding sequence ATGAAAAAGTATCTGATCTTGATCGCTGGCAGTCCAGCAACTGGGAAATCCTATTTGATCAACGAAATGCGCCGGGTACTAGGAGATTTTTTCCTAGTCACACCAGATGAAGGCAAGGAAATCTTCGCTGATACTATCGGTTTTGAAAATTTGGTTGAGAAAAAAGAACTGGAAAAAAAGGTGTGGGCATTCTATTACAGTGCTTTGGATCTGTATATGAAGGCAGGAAAACGCCTTGTAGTCTCTGAATATCCCTTCAGTGATAAACAAAAAGGGAATTTAGAGGATTTAGCGCAGCGTTACGGCTATGAGGTGGTGACGATTCGCTTAGTCGCCGACTTTGATGAACTTTGGTCCCGAAGAAAAATTCGGGATATTGAGCCAAGCCGTCACTTGAGCCACATCATGACACACTATCACTTTGGCGATGTGTTAGCAGATCGGACACAAGCGGATGACTTGATTACGCAAGAAGCCTTTCAAGAAATCATTGAAGCACGAGGATACAACCATTTCCAATTGGGTACGCTAGTTGAATTTGATGTGACTGATTTTTCAACGGTTGATTATGAGCCGTTTTTACAACAATTCGCGGAGAAACTTGCCCAAAATCGTGAACAGGAAAATTAA